A part of Cannabis sativa cultivar Pink pepper isolate KNU-18-1 chromosome 6, ASM2916894v1, whole genome shotgun sequence genomic DNA contains:
- the LOC133039321 gene encoding uncharacterized protein LOC133039321: MATTRSGSKSPSPAKKVSKKSKKAPTVTSKVEPKMGLKKIAKNLVADVPETSGTKKRAPPVKADAPKTKRAKISKSARDVSSNSDFEDEVHGEDQKPKVESKVHARTSVKVEGFDLPKKNPPKEWDYIYDQKNLFIAKAFSTATFQVIENIKSCLSDVQLEMFSKTCFGHFLNLPDFKVQPQVFHGLLLREVQQPNDAELWVMIRGVRLRFSIEEFALITGLDCEGDCSVLDFKQEVNSLCERYWPTSSSITKESVRECFTTKRWGDSDEDAVKLAVLYFVEWFLLSGTKHKNVPKSILDVVDSGRYNEFAWGRSSFELTISSLKGKLDSWVEGVRKARSSGKRPSVFYTLIGCPHVLQVWFYECCKYMKGKYCQKESSRIPRITQWTCNSKPTFKVLKTTIFDVSKDKVYLFVVIWFFSSCFCVVFHY, encoded by the exons ATGGCAACCACTAGAAGTGGTTCGAAATCACCATCTCCGGCGAAGAAAGTTTCTAAAAAATCGAAGAAGGCTCCAACTGTTACTTCCAAAGTCGAACCTAAGATggggttaaaaaaaattgctaaaaattTAGTGGCTGATGTTCCAGAGACATCGGGCACTAAAAAAAGAGCCCCTCCTGTTAAAGCCGATGCTCCTAAGACTAAGAGAGCAAAAATTTCCAAGTCTGCACGTGAT GTTTCCTCAAATTCTGATTTTGAGGATGAAGTGCATGGTGAGGACCAAAAGCCCAAAGTTGAATCAAAG GTCCATGCTAGGACCTCAGTGAAGGTTGAAGGATTTGACCTACCAAAGAAAAATCCCCCTAAg GAATGGGATTATATTTATGACCAGAAGAATCTATTCATTGCGAAAGCCTTTTCCACTGCTACTTTCCAGGTGATAGAGAACATTAAGTCTTGTCTTTCAGATGTACAGCTTGAAATGTTTTCAAAAACCTGTTTTGGTCATTTCCTTAACCTTCCCGATTTTAAAGTTCAACCCCAAGTGTTTCATGGGTTGTTGCTCCGGGAGGTTCAGCAACCTAATGATGCTGAGTTGTGGGTAATGATACGCGGTGTTAGGCTTAGGTTTAGCATTGAGGAATTTGCATTGATTACTGGGTTAGACTGTGAAGGTGACTGTAGTGTCTTAGATTTTAagcaagaggttaatagtctttGTGAAAGATATTGGCCAACTTCGTCCTCTATCACTAAGGAATCTGTTAGGGAatgttttaccaccaagaggtggGGTGATTCTGATGAGGATGCTGTGAAGTTGGCAGTTTTGTATTTCGTGGAGTGGTTCTTGCTTAGTGGCACTAAGCATAAAAATGTACCCAAGTCTATTTTAGATGTTGTAGATAGTGGGAGGTACAATGAATTTGCTTGGGGCCGGAGTTCTTTTGAATTGACTATTTCCTCATTGAAGGGTAAGCTTGATAGTTGGGTTGAGGGTGTTAGGAAGGCAAGGAGTTCGGGAAAGAGGCCGAGTGTTTTTTACACTTTGATTGGTTGTCCTCATGTTCTTCAAGTTTGGTTCTACGAGTGTTGTAAGTACATGAAAGGTAAGTACTGCCAAAAGGAAAGCTCTCGTATTCCAAGGATCACTCAGTGGACATGCAATAGTAAACCTACTTTCAAAGTTTTGAAGACTACTATCTTTGATGTTTCCAAAGATAAGGTATATCTGTTTGTTGTAATTTGGTTTTTCAgtagttgtttttgtgttgtttttcattattaa
- the LOC133038876 gene encoding uncharacterized protein LOC133038876, whose protein sequence is MWFHKLAYPGQCLTNSHLDIIFYYLRKKGKYAKEPKVKFTTTDCLFFKTIHALYEKFIAQKKNLSLITAQHAIADYIRGRKMLCGSPWHLCDHVFFIIHMETESHWILGRLNIEERRMYMYNSLSTAMKDSAAIKACQPFAVLLPHFFALFDEFKKENKPVCLDPFEVVKVDGLPQQTSNDCGCFVASFAEYFIDMKLIPPIFDVEKHRDRLAVLFYKYARMKEVEFIDSEDEAPPKGPKKNLS, encoded by the exons ATGTGGTTCCACAAGCTTGCATATCCTGGCCAATGTTTGACTAATTCT caTCTGGACATCATTTTTTACTATCTACGTAAAAAAGGAAAGTATGCAAAGGAGCCAAAGGTTAAGTTCACAACCACCGATTGCTTATTCTTCAAAACCATTCatgctttgtatgaaaaatttattgcacagaaaaaaaatctttctttgataacTGCCCAGCATGCCATTGCTGATTATATAAGAGGTAGAAAAATGTTATGTGGTTCCCCTTGGCATTTGTGCGATCATGTTTTCTTTATCATCCATATGGAGACTGAATCACATTGGATTCTTGGTCGATTGAATATTGAGGAAAGGCGTATGTACATGTACAACTCCTTGTCGACTGCTATGAAAGATAGTGCTGCTATCAAAGCTTGTCAGCCATTTGCGGTGTTGTTGCCCCACTTTTTTGCTTTGTTTGATGAGttcaaaaaggaaaacaaaCCGGTTTGTTTAGACCCTTTCGAAGTTGTTAAGGTTGATGGTTTGCCTCAACAAACCTCGAA tgACTGTGGTTGTTTCGTTGCATCGTTCGCCGAATACTTTATTGATATGAAACTGATTCCTCCCATATTTGATGTTGAGAAACACCGTGATAGGCTTGCTGTGTTGTTCTATAAGTATGCTCGCATGAAAGAAGTGGAATTTATTGATAGTGAAGATGAGGCTCCTCCAAAGGGTCCAAAGAAGAATTTGTCTTAG
- the LOC133038878 gene encoding uncharacterized protein LOC133038878, protein MRPTAGEFKALKLSSFKFDTDYNSYKSLPLPEEPTVAQSDISVKLDAFSEKFHGLEVKIDSLHTSQQKISSDLVELKEFVSAQFVSFGAQMASMQTQFSTVFADSYAKEKGSDSSNDDDGGGDEADFDLNESEETDENEEENVMGDEEGEGSEGEEKDGQADEDSDSKEKNDNGSDDESTDSEEKVDK, encoded by the exons ATGAGGCCCACGGCtggtgagttcaaagctttgaaactGAGCAGTTTCAAGTTCGACACCGACTACAACTCTTACAAGAGTCTTCCTCTTCCCGAAGAGCCAACTGTTGCTCAGAGTGACATTTCTGTCAAGCTTGATGCCTTTTCTGAGAAATTTCATGGGTTGGAGGTCAAGATCGATTCGTTGCATACTTCCCAACAGAAGATTTCatctgatttggttgagttgaaAGAGTTTGTGTCTGCACAGTTTGTTTCTTTTGGTGCTCAGATGGCTTCAATGCAGACACAGTTTTCTACTGTTTTTGCCGATTCCTATGCCAAg GAAAAAGGCAGTGACTCTTCCAATGATGATGATGGAGGTGGTGATGAAGCAGATTTTGATTTAAATGAATCTGAAGAAACTGATGAAAATGAAGAAGAGAATGTTATGGGTGATGAAGAAGGGGAGGGTAGTGAAGGTGAAGAGAAGGATGGTCAAGCCGATGAAGATTCtgactcaaaagaaaaaaatgataatggCAGTGATGATGAATCCACTGATAGTGAGGAGAAGGTAGATAAGTAG